Within the Aspergillus luchuensis IFO 4308 DNA, chromosome 5, nearly complete sequence genome, the region CAATTGCCTTGAAAGCTCCAACCCATCGACAAATGGATAAAGGCCTTTCTTTCGAGTGGAGCTAGCTCTCCGCTTTACCAACCACAGCTGGGGTCGTATCCCGACTGAGGCGGCGGCTGACCCCCAGCGAACACAGACGGTCAAGGCGTCAGAGACGCTAAATTTTCACGTCTCACAGGAGGGACGCAGTCACCATGCAGGTCTACTGTAGCCTCCCCACAGTTCCAGGTCGATGCAACGCTCACACTTATCTCTGTGACCGATGTAACCTGATCCTTCTACGCTCTTGTCTGGCCCGCGTTATAGCGTACTACCAAGATCGACAGGCTGATGTCCCTTTTCATTTTAGTAGAGGTCAGCCCTCGGCGGTCGTGGGAGAGGTCCATGGCCTCTCCGTCCGGAATACCACAACCCGGATAGCTTTCAACGCGAAGCAAAGAGCTTTCAGGTGACAGGGTTACGGAACTTGACTGGCCCCGCCGTCAAGGTAAGCCAAAGTCCTCCTTCTAGCAAGAAAGCTATTGAGGCACCAGATGGCGAGCATTTGACGGAGACATTCATTGGCTATCTTTAATCACATCCGGACGATCATTcgacaaagaagagagagccGTAGATCGCGATGGCAAGCAGCCTGTGACACGATTTAAGGACTGCTCCAGCGACAGCACAAGGAGATCTAGACCACCGGGTTTCATTTGTTAAGGTTTGGTCTACTGCGACTAGTATAAGTCTAGGATGCACGATGGCTTTCACTCAATTACTATCGCATGGCGACGCGTTGGCGTTCGGTGCTGTCCCAGTGCTATGGTAGCGAATTTCAAATTATCGCGCCGTAGTCTCAACACGCGTGGCCTTTTGGGGCGGCAAGGCTCCGGCGGCCTTCGAAAGATCAGTCCGCGATTGGGTGACGTACTCACGTTCGGGGTCGCTCCAGTTGCTTGTTCCCTAGTCTTTGCCCTTGCGAATGGGCAATTCTTGCCCCAAGCTTCTTTGTACTAACTGCTCGTTGTGGTCTCCTACATCCTCTTCTATACTCAATAAGCCCTGGCAGGAAACGCGTTTGGGCCTCCTAAGGCTAAAAAATACTTACCGATAATTGGTTACCAATCTCCCGGGACAATCTATCAAACCTTGATTATCTGGGACCAAAAacaagggagggaggggtgtgcCGTGAACTCGTGCATCCCATGCGGTTCTGGTGATTCACTGAGACTATCGATCGCATTAACCTTTCCGGGGTCTCAAATATGGGGGATGCTTTTTCCGAGAATTCTAACCTGAGGGCGAGTGACATGGCGTTCGGAGTCCACTTGGTTTGAGCTGGAAACTGTTCCGCCATATCTCCCTATATTGGCATTTCAAGTAGGCAAGAATATCCTGGACTGAGGATCATTGCAGAGGCTCAGATTAgaggatgctggagattAACAGTCGTGGAGCTGCTGTTCGGCATGCCTCAGTTGGGCCACCGAAGACGCCCAATATAACCTTGTTGCCTAATTCGGCTGCTTACAAATGGCGAGCTCATCTCTTGCGGTGGGTCCACTCACAGGTCGCTTTAACAATGGCCGAGTATACCGATACAAACACGACCAAATCCAATCCGGAACTCTACTCCCTGCACATCGTCGGCTGTGATTGGTACCTCTCTAGGACAGGGATCCACGTGTGGCAATAGGTCAAGTCCCACCAGCCATGATCGGAGAGAATTCCAGTATCTACATCGGACGAGCAAGCCATAGCTGTAGCGTCATTGGCCAAGTTAGAGTGGAAGACCCTCTGATCCATGCCTGGCCTTTATAAAGACCCGGGGCTGCCATCGGGGTCCGTCTTAGAATCAAATTGCGCTTGTTTACCACATTTGTTAGTTACTGGCTTTGGAATGATCGTCCTGCCATTCGACGAAGGCTCTACCCGGTTAGCCTTGCGGAAGCATGCCAGAATCATCTCTCGCCAGAACTAAGCCAACTGAAATTGGAACCGAGGCGTCCATGTCTCTCCAAGCCACACCAGGAGACCCGATGTCTGAGTCACCACCGCCATATTTCCAGGCGTGGTTCATTCCTGGTACCGGTTGTGAGGAACTCAGCCAGCGGCTCCCGTGCATCTCCGATGGTCTTCCCCAAGCTTCTGGGAAACTCGCTGTGGTAAGCGCGCACACCCATTTTTGAACTAGAAGCTGCAAAAGTATCACACTCTGACGGTCCTAGAGCTTCGATCAGCCTGTCCTTGTGCTAGAGCTTGCGGCCAATGACCCATACTACTTGGTTCCACAGCCGGTGAGAAGCGTTCCCACTCCGCCTCAGCTGGAAACCAGGTGTACCTGTTGGCCTTCTGCTAATCCCAGTAGATCCATGACAACACCCAAGCGCATGAGGACAAGCTGATACCGGAAGGAGGCAATGACGCAGATCACACGAAGCCGGAAACTCTGTGCCGGAAGACTGGACTTCTAAAGTCGAGTTGCTTCGAAGCCCAGATAATGGATGGCCAAGCCAAATTTGCAGCAACAAGGAGTCAAAACCCATGTCTACCATGTCCCTTAAGTGAACTGAACGACGGCATGCAGGACATCCCGGTTAGAGACATGTACGCCTGGGTGCACCGCCCGGTCGCGACGCGCCGCCAGGAGGCACGGCAACGGCATCAAAGAATCCCACGCCCACTTAACTCATTCATACTGTACCGGCTGGCGTACAGTGATCGAGTAAAATTCTGGCTCGGCCGGAATGATCACCAGACCATCTCCAGACTCAGCGGacagagctggaagatggaagctgCTCACATTCGGGAGAAATACGAGACActcgcggagatggagaaacaAAACCACGCCACGGCGCATCCAGGATATTGCTTTTCGCTGTCAAGCAAGCGGGGAAAGCCGCGGATTGCAAAAGGCCATTCTCAGGAGTTGACATTGCGTTCGGAGGCGTTCTCCAACCTTGGCCAGAATTCACAGCCTGCCCCTTGGGCCCCTTCGGTGGATAATAATCGCGCTTGTGAACGTTCGATAGGAACTTTTCCTGCGAGGGAGGGAAACCTCATCCAGAGCTGTTCCTTGAGCCCAACTGGCTTTATGCCACCGGGCAGTGCCGTTTCGATATGGGAGCAGTGGACGTCCTATTCCCAGACGACCTCTGCCGAGTATAACTCCAAAGGCACCCAGGCTTGTTTGCCTGTCGCCACGGGGCAACCGGGGAAACCTGACTCTGCTTGCTTTGTTTCCCAACCGGCAGCCCCTGGAATCGATGCTGCCAATAGTCGGTCTGCTTCACTGCCACTGTCTGTTCCGTATGAGATGTATAGTTTTTGTGGGGAATGGCCTATCGAAGGAAAGTAGTTGGCTAGGACTGCAGGCCAGGAGATAGAAGACAAGATTTCGGCAGCGTTTTTCTATAATCATAACTCTCTCATTCGTGTGCGATTGCCTCGGACGCGAAGGTCTTGTACATAGCCATATTTGGTCATCTTGTATCGTCCATGTATGAGCAAGAAATCAGTGTATGGATAATGAAAATTAGCTTCCTAGGCAGGATGGTAGGAGACCATGTTTGGGCCTATGGCCATAGCGCTGACCTTCCCGCAGATGACTGATTCAGATCGACCATTCGAGAAGGCGCAGCCCAGGGGTTGTAAGAGCAGCAGATCTCCCGCGACAAACGGCGGAAGCTCCTGGGACGCAACGAGTTACTCTGGTGAGCGACTCTGCTCCCGTAATCCCTGCGAATTGTCATGGGAACTGGAGACCATTTCCTATCTTTCTTGGGCTCGCCTCGGATATTTGACACGGTCGCCTATTTAGTGGTAACACCGCCTATAATGCTCGGGCTACCGCCAAGGCACATCCTTCACAGACCAGCTCTTTCGTCGTTATAGGCACTTTCGCTGGCATACCCATGCCGTTTACAGAAGCAATGTCGGAGTGCGTGAAcagctcctcttccgatGAAAGCGACTTTCTTACGCTCTTCAGCGAGCCCACACCGCTAGAGAATCCCACCCCGTCCGTGTCTTGGATAGAGGCTGAACTGGCAAAGATGGAGGCGAGGGACCAACATGACTCGCAGCACTACGAGTTTCTTTCAGAAGATCTTTCACTGCGTGACAGGCAAATGATCGGGCCATCGCTGGACTATGTGAGCTGCCTTACTTAAGGTACGCGTGCGTGGCATTCCGATCGTGTGACCTGACTGCAATTTACAAAACCAGCAATCCCACAGATATCGGAAGACGACGTCCATCAAGGATGACCAGGACCTCAAACAGCAAAACACCGTATATCAACTTCATTACTGAAGCGTCAGATTTGGCTGCTTCCATTCGGGAAGCTCGCAGTGCCCGGAATCTGCtgagaagaaaggggaaacAATCAAGTGCAGAGTATGAACAGCTTACCCGGCACATAGAGGGTCTGTCAGCACTTTTACAATCTGGCTGGcgaaggggagagaaaaagagaagacggaggtGACAATAGGGTAATAAACGTTGCTTGAACCATAGCTTCTACATGGTCTCATACTTGTCACAGAGGCATAGAAACAGGTCTCCGGTTGTGTCCGCATAAATGATGAGGGTCAAGAATTGAAGTTAGCTGTTGGTCTAAGGTATGTCTCTAGGTAATCCAATGTTTTGTATCTGTATTATTTCGGCATCTTAGTATCTGGAGATAAATGTAAAGTGGAATCTGTAACAATACTGGTTTGCCTGCACACAG harbors:
- a CDS encoding HMG-box domain-containing protein (COG:B;~EggNog:ENOG410PQ5M;~InterPro:IPR009071,IPR036910;~PFAM:PF00505); translation: MPESSLARTKPTEIGTEASMSLQATPGDPMSESPPPYFQAWFIPGTGCEELSQRLPCISDGLPQASGKLAVSFDQPVLVLELAANDPYYLVPQPIHDNTQAHEDKLIPEGGNDADHTKPETLCRKTGLLKSSCFEAQIMDGQAKFAATRSQNPCLPCPLSELNDGMQDIPVRDMYAWVHRPVATRRQEARQRHQRIPRPLNSFILYRLAYSDRVKFWLGRNDHQTISRLSGQSWKMEAAHIREKYETLAEMEKQNHATAHPGYCFSLSSKRGKPRIAKGHSQELTLRSEAFSNLGQNSQPAPWAPSVDNNRACERSIGTFPAREGNLIQSCSLSPTGFMPPGSAVSIWEQWTSYSQTTSAEYNSKGTQACLPVATGQPGKPDSACFVSQPAAPGIDAANSRSASLPLSVPYEMYSFCGEWPIEGK